The segment CCTTAGTGTATTCGCCGGGTGTGGCATCGGCTACCTACATTAAACACAGAGAGGAGAACAAATGATGAAAAACTATTTGATGCATATTAATGGATTATCCGTTGGAGAAAATTTGAAGACACAGGATGTTACTAATCCGGCAACGAATGAAATAGTCGGCACCGTGCCTGTGGGTGGCGAAGATGAGGCCAACCAGGCAATTGACGCGGCCCATGATGCCTTTGGAGAGTGGTCGAATCTTACTGCATACGACAGGGCTGTCTATTTAAAACGATTCCATGAGCTTATGTTAGAAAATCAAGAAGATCTTGCGCGAACGATGACGATTGAGATGGGTAAGCCGATTAACGAATCAAGGGGAGAAGTAAAATATGCTGCTTCCTTTATTGAATGGTTTGCAGAGGAGGCTAAGCGTGTTTACGGGGAAACGATCCCAACGCATGTTTCAGGTAAACGCCTGCAAGTATGGAAAAAGCCAATCGGCGTCGTTGCGGCAATTACCCCATGGAATTTTCCGGCTGCTATGTTGACGCGCAAGATGGGGCCTGCACTCGCCGCAGGTTGTACGATTGTGATTAAACCGTCAAGTGAAAGCCCGTTAACTGCTATGAAATTGATGGAGTTATGTGAAGAAGCAGGATTCCCTAAAGGTGTCATTAACCTGGTTACAGGGTCTTCATCAAAAATTGCAAAAGCCGTGATGGAAAGTGAGAAGGTTCGCAAAGTAACGTTTACGGGCTCCACGGAAGTAGGAAAAATTTTAATCAAACAAAGTGCTGATACGGTGAAGAATTTGTCGCTGGAACTCGGTGGCCACGCACCGCTGATTGTTCTAGATGATGCAAATGTTGATGTGGCCGTTAAAGGTGTGATGGCTTCGAAATTCAGAAACGCAGGGCAGACATGTATTTGTGCTAACCGGGTGTATGTTCAGTCAGGCGTGTATGATGAATTTGTTGAAAAGTTTGCGAAAGCAGTAAATGAACTGAAAGTAGGAAATGGGGAGGATGAATCGGTCGATGTTGGTCCTCTCATCAATAAGGCAGGCCTGGAAAAGGTGAATCATCATGTGCAGGATGCGATAGATAAGGGCGCTTCCATTGTTACTGGAGGAGAGGCATCAACAACCGATGGCGGTGTCTTTTTTACTCCTACTGTAATTGGAGATGCAGATCCATCGATGGTGATGATGCAGGAAGAAACGTTTGGCCCTGTGGCTCCTGTACAAAAAGTAGAAACTCAAGACGAAGCAATCGCACTTGCGAACGACACGCCATATGGCTTGGCAGCTTACGTATTTACCGAGAGTGTTGGAAGAGGCACTCGTGTTATTGAACAGCTGAACTTCGGTATTGTCGGCTGGAATGAAGGGGCTCCATCTGCTGCACAAGTTCCTTTCGGTGGCATGAAAGAGAGCGGCATTGGCAGAGAAGGCGGCCATGACGGAATCGAAGCGTTTTTGGAAACACAGTATGTAGCAATTGGAATGGAGTAATGCCTGAAAGGAGGCTGCCCATGAAACAAATTATTCAAACGAAGAACGCTCCTCAACCTAGTGGACCGTATTCACAAGGGGTCAACGTCGAAAATTTTATCTTTGTGTCAGGCATGGATGGTGTTCATCCAAACGGTGACTTAGCGGGAGACACCATTTCTGAGCAAACAACTGCGAGTCTGGAAAATATTAAACATGTATTAGCAGAAGCAAATGGGACTATCAATGATATCGTGTACGTAACATGCCATTTGGCTGATTTAAATCAAGATACAGTGGCTGAATTCAATCAAGCTTATGAAGCATTTTTTAAAGATGTGGCCAATAAGCCAGCAAGAATTACAGTTGGTAGCCAGTTGCTGGAGGTTAATGTGGAAATCAGTGCCATTGCATACAGGGAGTAGTTTTCGAGTCCGGATGATCAAAAGGGGGCGTTCATTTGGTTGCAGTGAATAAAGAAATAAAGGCAAAAGCAGAGGAAATGGTCATGCAGTTGGTCGAGTGGCGGCGCAAGCTTCACGCGAATCCGGAACTAAGTTTTCAGGAAGTAGAAACGTCCCGGATGGTTGCCCGGATTCTGGAAAATATTCCAGGCATGCATGTTCAAAGGGACGTGGGATATCCAACCGCAGTTGTCGGCACCCTTTCTTCCGGAGAAGGACCTACATTCGCGATACGTGCGGATATGGATGCATTGCCAATTCAGGAAGAGAATACACATGACTACCGATCGCAGAACCAAGGGGTAATGCATGCTTGCGGGCATGATGCGCATACGGCGATTGGACTCGGAACAGCTCATCTGTTGAGCGAATACTTCCAGAATAGAGAAATTCAAGGAACGATTAAATTCCTGTTTCAGCCTGCGGAAGAACGTGCTGATGAACATGGCTCTACAGGGGCTCCGTATATGATTCAAGCGGGTGTGTTGGATGATGTAGATACTGTCATCGCGCTTCATATGAGTCCAGAGCATTCAGTGGGTGAGGTGCTGGTTCATGATGGATACAGTATGGCTAATGTGGATGTTTTTGAAGCAAAGATCTTTGGAACAGGCGGGCACGGGGCCTATCCACATCAGGGGACAGACCCAATCTGGATGCTTAGTCCAGTGTTGGATGCGGTGTACGGAATTACCGCAAGACGGGTGTCTCCACTTGAATCAGCGGTAATCAGTATTGGATCCATTCATAGCGGATCTGCCAGCAATGTTCTTCCATCTGAAATCGAAATCAAAGGAACGATTCGAAGCTATAACCCGGATGTTCGCAAAATTATGCACGCGGAACTGGAGAAGGCATTTTCAATCGTAAAAGTGTGGAACGGGGATTATAGGTTGAAGATTTCCTGTGAGGACCCTGCACTTGAAAATGATCCTGGCATTAATCGATTCATTGACCGTACTATTCGCGACCTTTATCCTGATTTTTATATACGCAACACGCCGTTTGGTCTGGGTGGAGAAGACTTTGCTCATATGACGGAAAAAGTTCCGGGGGCGATGTTTTTCCTTGGTTGTGCAATCGATGACAGGGCTTCCTCTCCCCGGAATCTCCATACACCAACGTTTGATATTGATGAAAAAGTTTTACCAATTGGTGTCTGCATTATTGCCGAAACAGCCAAACGTTATTTAATGAAGGAAGAAGCGGAGGGAGTGTAACATGACTCGCAACATACAACCGATAACTTTAAAAGACGTTCAAACAGCGCATAAGCGGATCGCTCCAATCGTAAAAAGCTCTCCTTTGATTTTTTCACCTACATTGTCTGAAATCGCAGGAACATCGATTTATTTAAAATTGGAAAATTTGAATGTGAGCGGCTCCTTTAAAATTAGGGGAGCAGCCAATAAAATGTTAAGTTTGACGCCGGAACAACAAAAACGTGGTGTGACCACATTTTCGACTGGTAATTTTGGGATGAGTGTCGCTTATCTTGCTAAAGAGCTAGGAATGAAAGCAGTTATTTGTATCTCAGGCCGTGTCCCGAAAGCGAAAGTGGACCTGATCCGGGATATGGGCGCGCAGATTGAAGTTATTGGCCAGTCCCAAGATGACGCGCAGGAATATTCGTATCAATTGGAAAAAGAACATGGCTTAACGGTGATTCATCCTTTTGATGATTCTGAGGTGATTGCGGGCCAGGGTACAATTGGCTTGGAACTGCTGGAGGATTTGCCTGGACTTGATACTGTTATTGGAGGGCTTTCAGGTGGCGGGCTTCATTCCGGGATGGGTGTTGCTTTGAAATCTATGGAACCTAAGCTTAAGCTTCTGGGAGTATCGACCGCTCGAGGTGCTACCATGTATGAAAGTATCAAGCAGGGTAAACCTGTTGTCGTGCAGGAGCAGGATACATTGGCTGATAGTTTGCTAGGAGGAATTGGTGAAAATAATCAGTATACCTTCAAAATGGTTCAACAATATGTGGATGAAATTATTTTGCTTGGCGAAGAGCCAATCGCTGAAGGAATGAACTTCATGCTGGAAAAGCATCGCTTAGTCATTGAGGGAGCAGCGGCATCTGGGATCGGGGCCATTTTACATGATAAGGCGCCTTTAGGGTCGAACGTTGCGATTATTATTAGTGGCTGCAGTGTTGATACATCCGTCATCATGGATATTGCGAATAAATATCTGTCAAAATTTCCAGATTTTTAAATGGAGCAGATAGGAACTTTTCGTTGGCTCGGCTACGGCTTTCAGAGTTCAGTGTTCGGCGTTCGCAGGTTCGGCTACAGCTTTCAGCACTGGATGTTCGGCGTTCGCGGGAGCGACTTCAGCTTTCGACCACCCGACTACGGCATTCTAATTAGGAGGAGGTTCTACAATGGCTAAAATGCTATTTAATGATCAAATCATGGAAAGGGAAAATGTCGTCAATATAGAGGATCGTGGCTATCAATTTGGTGATGGGGTTTATGAAGTCATTGGTGTTTATGACGGAAAGCCATTTATGATGGATGAGCATTTGGTGAGACTACAGCGAAGCGCGAATGAAATCCAACTGAATTTTCCGTATCAGATGGATGAGTTCAAGAAAAGTTTAGAGAAATTAGTGGTCGCTAATGAACTTCATGAAGGTATTATTTATTTGCAGGTATCCAGAGGTGCAGGCCCGCGGTGGCATGAATTTCCGGACTCAGATGTACCCCCGGTCACTGTAGCGTATACAAGGGCAGAGAATCGAATGACTGACCTGGAGGAAAAAGGCGGAGCGGCTGTGCTCACAGAGGATATTCGCTGGTTGCGTTGTGACATTAAAACACTAAACCTGCTTCCAAATGTGCTAGCCAAGCAAAAAGCAGTTGAAAATAATGCAGTTGAAGCGATTCTGCACCGAGATGATATTGTAACAGAGGCAAGTGCATCGAATGTGTTTATCGTAAAAGACGGACAGCTGTACACCCATCCTGCAAATAATTATATCCTTAATGGGATTACGCGAAAAAAAATACTGGAACTATGTGATTCACTGAATATCAAGGTGAATGAAGAGACATTTACTGTTGATGAAATGCTTGCTGCTGATGAAGTATTTGTCTCTGCAACAAAATCGGATATTATACCCATTTTACAAATAGACAATCACAAAATCGGGGCTGGAGTTCCAGGTGCAACCACATTACGCATTTTAGAGGAATTTCGCTCGCTTATCCGGGAACTGGCAAAAACATGATAGGTACCTCCTCCATCGTAGTGAGGAGATAATAATAGAAGGAGGTATCCTATATTGTTTTATACACCCACATTATCCGCCTATCATCCAACCACTGCCGAAATAGATCTTGCTACATTATATAAAAATATTCTTAATATCAAAATTATAGTAAATAACAGCATGTTAATGGCGGTAATAAAAACAAATGCCTATGGACATGGAACGATTCAGGTAGGGAAAGAGGCGGTTCATGCCGGGGCAGATCGCCTTGGTGTTACAACCGTTGAGGAAGGGGCACTGTTACGCGCAAATGAAATCAATGTCCCAATTCATGTGTTAAACTCAATCACTCCCGAGCAGGCAGAAGATGTGGTTCATTATGAGCTCACAGCTTCGGTATTTTCGTATCGGTTGGCGCGAGCGATCAGCGAAGCGGCAATAAAGCAACAGAAAACAATTCCGGTACATCTAAAAGTAGATACAGGCTTGCATCGGTTTGGGTTAGAGTCGCATGAAGTGATTCCATTTTGTGAGTCTGCCTACAACCTCCCTGGCCTCAGGTGGGAGGGTATTTACACGCATTTTTCCAGTGCGGATGAGGGGGACGTGGAAACAACAGAAAAGCAGTTTGACTTATTTTTAGATGTGGTAGAAAATCTCAAGAACCAAGGATTTACGTTTCCCATTCGCCATGTTGGTGGTTCTACGATTGCTATGGAAAGACCGGACCTTCATTTGGAAATGGTAAGGCCGGGTGTTGCTTTATTTGGATATCCCCTGCATCGCGTCAAAAAGATATTATCACCTTAAAACCTGTCATGAAATTGAAGTCAAAATTGATTCATGTGCGCAAATTACCTCCAAATACGCCAGTTGGCTATGGTGGCAGTTATGTCACAACAGGATATGAAAAAATAGCTGTTGTGCCGATTGGACATGGGGACGGCTACAGTAGAGCATTATCTAACAAGGGTGAGATGCTTGTTGGAGGACGTAGGGCAAAAATTGTTGGAACGATATCACTTGATCAAACATTGATTGATGTAACAGAAATACCGAATGTAGCGGAAGGCGATGAAGTAATTTTAATTGGGAAGCAAGGTACAGATGAAATTTCAGCCTATAACGTTGCAGATTGGATGGATAGTATTGTAGATGAAGTAGTGTCGAGTTTAACGGAGCGAATTAGGCGGGTGTATGTGTGATCACACGATTTCAAGGAGGGTGAAAATGAAGTATTTTAATGTAGCACTAATACCAGGAGACGGAATCGGGCCGGAAGTCGTTTCTGAAGGTGTGAAAGTTTTAAAAGCGATTGAAAAAATAGATCCGGAGATTTCCTTTTCATTTCAGGAATTCCCTTGGGGATGTGAGTATTACCTGAAGCATGGGAAAATGATGGAAGATGATGGTATTGATCAACTAAAAGGTTTCGATGCTATTTACTTGGGAGCTGTTGGTTATCCGGGGGTGCCTGACCATATTTCATTACGGGAGCTCCTATTGCAGATCCGAAAAGGATTCGATCAATATGTAAACTTAAGACCTATTACACTCTTGAATCCATCCCTAACACCACTCAAATCTAAGACGGAAAAAGATATTGATTTTCTGGTGATCCGTGAGAATAGTGAGGGAGAGTATTCAGGAGCAGGCGACTGGCTATATAAGGATAAGCCGGAAGAGGTTGTCCTGCAGACAGGTGTCTTTTCCAGGAAAGGTACGGAGCGGATCATACGGTATGCATACGCGGAAGCACGTAGAACAAACAGAACATTGACGAGTGTGAGTAAGGGCAATGCCTTAAATTATTCTATGGTTTTTTGGGATGAGGTGTTTGAAGAGGTTGGAAAAGAGTACCCGGATGTAAAGACATATTCCTATTTAGTGGATGCTGCCAGTTTATATTTCGTTCAGGATCCGGAGCGTTTTGAAGTTGTTGTCACATCCAATCTTTTCGGTGATATTTTAACAGACATCGGTGCTGGAATTACTGGTGGATTGGGTCTAGCGACAGGGGCAAATGTGAACCCGGAAAAAGAATACCCCTCGATGTTTGAGCCTGTACATGGGTCTGCCCCTGATATAGCTGGTAAAGGAATTGCAAATCCAATCGCAGCCATTTGGTCTGTCAGTCAGATGATGGATTTTTTCGGGGAAGACGGGTGGGATGAAGCGATTCTTTCAACTATTAAAACGCTTCTCACAGAAACGAATCAACTGACTCCTGATCTTGGAGGAAAAGCTTCCACAAAGGAGCTGGGCGATCGGTTTGTGGAATTGCTTCAGGAATATATGGGTACATAAATTAGATTGGTGAATAATGCTGCCGGATTCCATATAAGCGATTTCTTTCGCTATGAATCCGGTGTTTTTTTATTATCAAGTCCACCATCGTCCATATTAATGTTAATATAGAAAATATAATGCAACATCAAAAGGGGCTATACATATGAATTTCGCTTCCATAGATTTCGAAACGGCTAATGAAAAGCGTTTCAGTCCATGTGCTATTGGTGTAGTTGTCGCCAATGAAAATGAGATTTTGGATGAATTTTACAGTTTAATTAATCCGTTGATGGAATTTACCTCATTTAATACATATATCCATGGGATTACGGAGAGTGATGTGTCTGATGCACCAACATTTCCTCAGGTTTGGCCGACACTGTATAACTATTTATCACAAAACACCGTCGTTGCGCATAATGCCAGCTTTGATATGAGTGTGCTCAGGCAGACGCTGGATTATTTTAATTTGACCTATCCGAATATGGACTACCTTTGTACAGCAAATATTTCTAAACGGGTATGGCCAGACTTGATCAATCATAAACTAAACACACTGGCGTCCCATCACGGTATTCGATTTGAACATCATCATGCACTGGAAGACGCTCGGGTTGCGGCAAAAATTTTGATGACGGCTCTCGCCGCATATCAGGCTGGTTCCATGGATTTCTTTTTGGAAAAATGTCAGATGACTAAGGGAAGAATCTATGAACATGGATATGTCCCACCAAGGAGTAAACCCGTTAGGCGAAAGCGAAAGTTATACTTTTAGAAAGAAGGTATTTATGTTGAAAAAAACAGCCATACTTGGCGGGGTACTAGGAATTGTGATTTCTTTAGCCGCTCAATTATTTGCTGTGATGGATAATGCTTATACAATTGGAAATATTGGACTTTTGGGTGCTTTGGCTGGTGTGATTGGCATCGTTAGTGGCTATCAAATTGATAAACGAACTGATTTTTCTTTAATTGGGCTAGGACTAGCGATCATTCTAGGTACAATTGCATTATCTTTCCTGTATCTGATACCTACCGTTCTCATGATCATCCCATTTGTCTATATATTTAATAATCGATGACAAATTAATGAAGGAGGAATGAATATGGCGGAATTGAAGTATGAAATTAAGGAAAACATTGGTGTGCTTTCTGAATCACCAAAGGGATGGACGAAGGAGTTGAATTTAGTCAGCTGGAACGGGCGTGAACCAAAATATGATTTAAGGGACTGGGCACCTGAGAAAGGGAAAATGGGGAAAGGGGTGACGATGACGGAAGAAGAGTTGAAGGAGTTAAAGGCTGTTTTACAGAATATGGATAAATAGTGTATTATTTTTATTATCACATACATAAAGGAGACGCTACATATGAATAGTAAACGTTGGATCGCGCTCATTGTTGCGGTGGTTTTACTTGTGTTTTCATTAGGTTTTCGAATGGCGACAAGTGTGGTCACAGCTGACTTTGAGGAAATGTTTAATTTTCAGCAGGATAACAAATTTCAAGAAAGTGTAATTGAAGAAGGGAATGGAAATAATCAGATCGCTGTATTAAATTTGGAAGGCGTTATTCAGGATACTGCTTCAAATTCAGTGCTTGATTCAGGCGGGTATAATCATCAACGATTTTTGGAAATGCTCGAGGAAGCTGGACAAGATCGTACGGTGAACGGAATTATTTTACGCGTGAACACACCTGGTGGGGGTGTTGTTGAAAGTGCGGAAATCCATGACAAAATAGTAGAAATACATGAAGAATATGAGAAACCCGTTTATATATCGATGGGTAATACGGCAGCGTCCGGTGGTTATTATGTAGCAGCACCGGCTGAAAAAATTGTGGCACATGAAGCAACGTTGACCGGGTCCATTGGTGTCATTATGGAGAGTTTCAATTTTGCTGAATTTGCCGATGAACATGGCATTGATTTTAACACGATTAAAAGCGGTGAATACAAGGATATTATGTCAGCCTCACGTGAGATGACGGATGAGGAACGAGACATTTTGCAGTCGATGATTGATGATATGTATGGGGATTTTGTGCAAGTTATTGTCGACGGACGTGACATGCCTGAAGAAGAGGTTCGGGAATTGAGCGATGGCCGAGTTTACACTGGATCACAGGCTCAAGAAAATGGACTTGTAGATGACCTTGGTACGATGGACGATACAATTGCTATGATGAAGGAAGACTATGACTTAGGTAATGCTCGCGTTATTGAATATCAACAGGGCTTTGAAGTCAACCAGTGGTTAGGTGGAGCCGTCCAGAATTTGTTCGGTTCTGAATCTGATGTAACTGGAATCAAGGACCTGTTAAGGGAATCCAATGCGCCGCGTGCGATGTATTTATATACGAAATAAGGGGGTGCCTAAATGAATGAAGAAGAAATTGAATATACCACGGAAGCAACATCAAGCTCTTTACCGAGGCGATACGCTGGCTTCTGGATGCGTTTTTGGGCGTATTTGGTTGATTTAATAGTCATTTTCAGCATAAATGGCATCCTGCTTAGCCCGTTTAAATTTATAAACGATGGTGCTTCTATCGATGTTGGGTTTTGGACATTAACAGGTATCCTTGGAGCGGTGATCTTTTATGTATACTTTTTGTTGATGACAAAGTTTTTTAATCAGACGATAGGTAAAATGATATTCGGTTTGAAAGTTATCCGAAATGACTTACGACCACTAGAGTGGAGTGATCTTCTTTTCAGAGAATTGGTAGGAAGGTTTATTTACCGGGTGTTTTCCTTTATGGTACTTCTCTATATTGTGGTAGCATTTACACCGGAAAAACAAGGTGTGCATGATATGATTGGGAATACAAGAGTTGTGTTCGTGGAGTAAAATAAGCAGGATTCTTTGCATATGTTGCAGGGGCTCCTGATTTTCTATAAACAAAACAAGAGGATCGCAGTATGGCGATCCTCTACATGTAATTTCCTTACATTATTGTTGTTGGTTGTTTTGCTGTTGTTGAGCTTGTGTTGCTTGCTGACGTGCTTGTTGAAGCTGTTGCTGAGCTTGCTGGATTTGTGGATCTTGTTGTGCAGTAGCTCCTGCTTGATTTTGCGCATTTTGCAATCCTTGTTCAGCTTGCTGCAATTGCTGTTGAGCTTGCTGAAGTTGTTGTGGATCTGCACTAGCCTGTGCTTGTTGTACAGCTTGCTGTGCTTGTTGAGCTTGCTGAGCAGCTTGTTGAATCTGCTGTTGTGAATTTTGTTGTGCCATAATGAAATAACCTCCATGAAAGTTTTTTGAGCTGATTAACATGCTCTGTACATAGAGTGTCACAGGGTCCTTCAGTTTATGTATTATTTACCAAGTTTTTTTAAAAAAGTTA is part of the Virgibacillus sp. NKC19-16 genome and harbors:
- a CDS encoding YdbC family protein yields the protein MAELKYEIKENIGVLSESPKGWTKELNLVSWNGREPKYDLRDWAPEKGKMGKGVTMTEEELKELKAVLQNMDK
- a CDS encoding RidA family protein is translated as MKQIIQTKNAPQPSGPYSQGVNVENFIFVSGMDGVHPNGDLAGDTISEQTTASLENIKHVLAEANGTINDIVYVTCHLADLNQDTVAEFNQAYEAFFKDVANKPARITVGSQLLEVNVEISAIAYRE
- a CDS encoding NAD-dependent succinate-semialdehyde dehydrogenase, translating into MKNYLMHINGLSVGENLKTQDVTNPATNEIVGTVPVGGEDEANQAIDAAHDAFGEWSNLTAYDRAVYLKRFHELMLENQEDLARTMTIEMGKPINESRGEVKYAASFIEWFAEEAKRVYGETIPTHVSGKRLQVWKKPIGVVAAITPWNFPAAMLTRKMGPALAAGCTIVIKPSSESPLTAMKLMELCEEAGFPKGVINLVTGSSSKIAKAVMESEKVRKVTFTGSTEVGKILIKQSADTVKNLSLELGGHAPLIVLDDANVDVAVKGVMASKFRNAGQTCICANRVYVQSGVYDEFVEKFAKAVNELKVGNGEDESVDVGPLINKAGLEKVNHHVQDAIDKGASIVTGGEASTTDGGVFFTPTVIGDADPSMVMMQEETFGPVAPVQKVETQDEAIALANDTPYGLAAYVFTESVGRGTRVIEQLNFGIVGWNEGAPSAAQVPFGGMKESGIGREGGHDGIEAFLETQYVAIGME
- a CDS encoding alanine racemase C-terminal domain-containing protein gives rise to the protein MKLKSKLIHVRKLPPNTPVGYGGSYVTTGYEKIAVVPIGHGDGYSRALSNKGEMLVGGRRAKIVGTISLDQTLIDVTEIPNVAEGDEVILIGKQGTDEISAYNVADWMDSIVDEVVSSLTERIRRVYV
- the dat gene encoding D-amino-acid transaminase, whose protein sequence is MAKMLFNDQIMERENVVNIEDRGYQFGDGVYEVIGVYDGKPFMMDEHLVRLQRSANEIQLNFPYQMDEFKKSLEKLVVANELHEGIIYLQVSRGAGPRWHEFPDSDVPPVTVAYTRAENRMTDLEEKGGAAVLTEDIRWLRCDIKTLNLLPNVLAKQKAVENNAVEAILHRDDIVTEASASNVFIVKDGQLYTHPANNYILNGITRKKILELCDSLNIKVNEETFTVDEMLAADEVFVSATKSDIIPILQIDNHKIGAGVPGATTLRILEEFRSLIRELAKT
- the alr gene encoding alanine racemase — protein: MFYTPTLSAYHPTTAEIDLATLYKNILNIKIIVNNSMLMAVIKTNAYGHGTIQVGKEAVHAGADRLGVTTVEEGALLRANEINVPIHVLNSITPEQAEDVVHYELTASVFSYRLARAISEAAIKQQKTIPVHLKVDTGLHRFGLESHEVIPFCESAYNLPGLRWEGIYTHFSSADEGDVETTEKQFDLFLDVVENLKNQGFTFPIRHVGGSTIAMERPDLHLEMVRPGVALFGYPLHRVKKILSP
- a CDS encoding pyridoxal-phosphate dependent enzyme translates to MTRNIQPITLKDVQTAHKRIAPIVKSSPLIFSPTLSEIAGTSIYLKLENLNVSGSFKIRGAANKMLSLTPEQQKRGVTTFSTGNFGMSVAYLAKELGMKAVICISGRVPKAKVDLIRDMGAQIEVIGQSQDDAQEYSYQLEKEHGLTVIHPFDDSEVIAGQGTIGLELLEDLPGLDTVIGGLSGGGLHSGMGVALKSMEPKLKLLGVSTARGATMYESIKQGKPVVVQEQDTLADSLLGGIGENNQYTFKMVQQYVDEIILLGEEPIAEGMNFMLEKHRLVIEGAAASGIGAILHDKAPLGSNVAIIISGCSVDTSVIMDIANKYLSKFPDF
- a CDS encoding RDD family protein gives rise to the protein MNEEEIEYTTEATSSSLPRRYAGFWMRFWAYLVDLIVIFSINGILLSPFKFINDGASIDVGFWTLTGILGAVIFYVYFLLMTKFFNQTIGKMIFGLKVIRNDLRPLEWSDLLFRELVGRFIYRVFSFMVLLYIVVAFTPEKQGVHDMIGNTRVVFVE
- a CDS encoding M20 metallopeptidase family protein produces the protein MVMQLVEWRRKLHANPELSFQEVETSRMVARILENIPGMHVQRDVGYPTAVVGTLSSGEGPTFAIRADMDALPIQEENTHDYRSQNQGVMHACGHDAHTAIGLGTAHLLSEYFQNREIQGTIKFLFQPAEERADEHGSTGAPYMIQAGVLDDVDTVIALHMSPEHSVGEVLVHDGYSMANVDVFEAKIFGTGGHGAYPHQGTDPIWMLSPVLDAVYGITARRVSPLESAVISIGSIHSGSASNVLPSEIEIKGTIRSYNPDVRKIMHAELEKAFSIVKVWNGDYRLKISCEDPALENDPGINRFIDRTIRDLYPDFYIRNTPFGLGGEDFAHMTEKVPGAMFFLGCAIDDRASSPRNLHTPTFDIDEKVLPIGVCIIAETAKRYLMKEEAEGV
- the sppA gene encoding signal peptide peptidase SppA; amino-acid sequence: MNSKRWIALIVAVVLLVFSLGFRMATSVVTADFEEMFNFQQDNKFQESVIEEGNGNNQIAVLNLEGVIQDTASNSVLDSGGYNHQRFLEMLEEAGQDRTVNGIILRVNTPGGGVVESAEIHDKIVEIHEEYEKPVYISMGNTAASGGYYVAAPAEKIVAHEATLTGSIGVIMESFNFAEFADEHGIDFNTIKSGEYKDIMSASREMTDEERDILQSMIDDMYGDFVQVIVDGRDMPEEEVRELSDGRVYTGSQAQENGLVDDLGTMDDTIAMMKEDYDLGNARVIEYQQGFEVNQWLGGAVQNLFGSESDVTGIKDLLRESNAPRAMYLYTK
- a CDS encoding tartrate dehydrogenase, producing the protein MKYFNVALIPGDGIGPEVVSEGVKVLKAIEKIDPEISFSFQEFPWGCEYYLKHGKMMEDDGIDQLKGFDAIYLGAVGYPGVPDHISLRELLLQIRKGFDQYVNLRPITLLNPSLTPLKSKTEKDIDFLVIRENSEGEYSGAGDWLYKDKPEEVVLQTGVFSRKGTERIIRYAYAEARRTNRTLTSVSKGNALNYSMVFWDEVFEEVGKEYPDVKTYSYLVDAASLYFVQDPERFEVVVTSNLFGDILTDIGAGITGGLGLATGANVNPEKEYPSMFEPVHGSAPDIAGKGIANPIAAIWSVSQMMDFFGEDGWDEAILSTIKTLLTETNQLTPDLGGKASTKELGDRFVELLQEYMGT
- a CDS encoding 3'-5' exonuclease: MNFASIDFETANEKRFSPCAIGVVVANENEILDEFYSLINPLMEFTSFNTYIHGITESDVSDAPTFPQVWPTLYNYLSQNTVVAHNASFDMSVLRQTLDYFNLTYPNMDYLCTANISKRVWPDLINHKLNTLASHHGIRFEHHHALEDARVAAKILMTALAAYQAGSMDFFLEKCQMTKGRIYEHGYVPPRSKPVRRKRKLYF